In Paenibacillus sp. FSL R7-0345, a single window of DNA contains:
- a CDS encoding site-2 protease family protein, which translates to MDFLNDILVYPLQQLPFFLITIVIAFTVHEFAHAYFANKFGDPTARLLGRMTLNPAVHFDLFGIILLLIAGFGWARPVPVNRDNFSRPRLMGIVVSAAGPLSNFLLGIIGALIYSALIGTGVVDSIQNEQLLRAFYWFFGMFIPFNFFLFLFNLIPLPPLDGYRILEDIAPRPIRGKLQQYEQWTVFIFLLIIFIPGLRAYTITPLNVWALQIANDFINMFLSLFGYSGL; encoded by the coding sequence ATGGATTTTTTAAATGATATATTAGTATATCCCCTGCAGCAGCTTCCGTTTTTCCTGATTACAATCGTCATTGCTTTCACTGTGCATGAGTTCGCGCATGCTTACTTTGCCAACAAATTCGGTGATCCGACGGCCAGGCTGCTTGGCCGCATGACGCTGAATCCAGCGGTCCATTTTGATCTGTTCGGGATTATCCTGCTGCTCATCGCCGGGTTCGGCTGGGCGCGTCCGGTTCCGGTGAACCGGGACAACTTCAGCCGTCCGCGGCTGATGGGAATCGTCGTGTCGGCAGCCGGACCGCTGAGCAACTTCCTGCTCGGAATTATCGGGGCGCTGATTTACTCTGCTCTGATTGGTACCGGAGTTGTGGATTCGATTCAGAACGAGCAGCTGCTGAGAGCCTTTTACTGGTTCTTCGGCATGTTCATCCCGTTCAATTTCTTCCTGTTCCTGTTTAACCTGATCCCGCTGCCTCCGCTTGACGGCTACCGGATTTTGGAGGATATTGCCCCGCGTCCGATCCGCGGCAAGCTGCAGCAGTATGAGCAGTGGACGGTCTTTATTTTCCTGCTGATTATCTTTATTCCCGGATTGAGAGCTTATACGATTACACCGCTTAATGTATGGGCACTGCAAATTGCAAATGACTTCATTAATATGTTCCTCAGCCTGTTCGGATACTCCGGATTGTAA
- the prmA gene encoding 50S ribosomal protein L11 methyltransferase → MLWHELTVHTTEEAQEMISNLLYEAGAGGVSIEESGTLDKVRNTRYGELYDEPLNDIPPGEAVIKGYYAENVSMEEVIKEVAPRVEELREFGIDPGKALISWKTVDDEEWAHAWKAYFKPLRVSDRLTIKPTWEEYTPASPDEKIIEIDPGMAFGTGTHPTTALCLRALEKHISGGEEVIDVGTGSGILAVGAVLLGAGNVLALDLDPVAVESARENVELNKLQGSVTVKESDLLTLLGGEGAADTAAGDMWPAARPGYTGAAEKAEPADASLGVTLPVKLIVANILAEILVLFTDDVFRALQPGGLYITSGIYKDKEGLVSQALEASGFEIIEITREEDWVAITAGKR, encoded by the coding sequence ATGTTATGGCACGAACTGACGGTACATACAACAGAAGAGGCGCAGGAGATGATATCCAATCTGCTGTATGAAGCCGGAGCAGGCGGTGTTTCTATTGAAGAATCGGGAACACTTGATAAAGTCAGAAATACCCGTTACGGTGAACTGTACGATGAGCCGCTGAACGATATCCCCCCCGGTGAGGCTGTAATAAAAGGCTACTATGCCGAAAATGTATCAATGGAAGAGGTCATCAAGGAGGTAGCCCCGCGGGTTGAGGAGCTGCGTGAGTTCGGGATTGATCCCGGCAAAGCGCTGATCTCCTGGAAAACGGTAGATGATGAGGAATGGGCTCACGCCTGGAAGGCCTACTTCAAGCCGCTGCGCGTGTCGGACCGTCTGACGATCAAACCGACCTGGGAAGAATATACACCAGCCAGTCCGGATGAAAAGATTATCGAAATTGATCCCGGCATGGCCTTCGGCACTGGAACGCATCCGACTACGGCGCTGTGTCTGCGTGCGCTGGAGAAGCATATCAGCGGCGGTGAAGAGGTTATCGACGTGGGAACCGGCTCCGGCATTCTGGCGGTAGGTGCGGTTCTGCTTGGCGCGGGCAATGTGCTGGCGCTTGATCTTGACCCGGTCGCTGTCGAAAGTGCACGGGAGAATGTGGAGCTTAACAAACTGCAGGGTTCGGTTACGGTAAAAGAAAGCGATCTGCTGACACTGCTCGGCGGCGAAGGTGCAGCGGATACTGCGGCAGGGGACATGTGGCCTGCGGCAAGACCCGGCTATACCGGAGCAGCAGAGAAAGCTGAACCGGCAGATGCCAGCCTTGGCGTTACACTGCCTGTGAAGCTTATCGTCGCCAATATACTGGCGGAGATTCTTGTGCTGTTCACGGATGATGTGTTCCGTGCACTGCAGCCGGGCGGACTCTATATTACCTCCGGTATTTATAAGGATAAGGAAGGTCTCGTGTCGCAGGCGCTGGAGGCTTCCGGTTTTGAAATTATTGAAATTACCCGTGAAGAAGACTGGGTGGCCATTACAGCCGGAAAGAGGTAG
- a CDS encoding DNA-3-methyladenine glycosylase I, whose product MDKQITRCAWVNDDPLYIDYHDKEWGSPLYDDQKLFELLMLEGMQAGLSWYTVLKKREHYREVFDGFDPHVIIHYDDVKIEALMQDSGIIRNRLKVNAIVQNAKVYHEICREEGSFSEYLWSFAGGEPVVNEWKMRAEVPATTAQSDSMSKALKKKGMKFIGSTICYAFMQASGMVNDHTLDCFCRE is encoded by the coding sequence TTGGACAAACAAATAACACGCTGTGCCTGGGTTAATGATGATCCGCTGTATATTGACTATCATGATAAAGAATGGGGCAGCCCCCTCTATGATGATCAGAAGCTGTTCGAGCTGCTGATGCTGGAGGGCATGCAGGCCGGGCTTAGCTGGTATACGGTACTGAAGAAGCGGGAGCATTACCGTGAAGTGTTCGACGGATTTGATCCGCACGTTATCATCCATTATGACGATGTGAAAATAGAAGCACTGATGCAGGACAGCGGAATCATCCGCAACCGCCTCAAAGTTAATGCCATTGTGCAGAATGCGAAGGTCTATCATGAGATTTGCCGGGAAGAGGGCAGCTTTTCCGAATATCTGTGGAGTTTTGCGGGCGGAGAACCGGTCGTTAATGAGTGGAAGATGCGGGCAGAGGTTCCGGCAACAACGGCGCAGTCTGATTCTATGAGCAAAGCGCTAAAAAAGAAGGGTATGAAGTTCATCGGCTCTACGATTTGTTATGCTTTTATGCAGGCTTCCGGTATGGTGAATGATCATACGCTGGACTGCTTTTGCCGGGAATAA
- a CDS encoding DUF4179 domain-containing protein has protein sequence MKKLEIMLERQLNEEDTVNYPDFEGMWSRMEQSGHTAPAGINTAVGTGMYRRGKWRKVTFAASLSVLLAAAPVYAAIQYDWGNLLHGKEGVQAALEQNLGQQLGQSVTREGVTLTLRTAIVDDNRTVILYSLEAADQAEGRFWNVQELSLKDEQGNSSEGEYTYLQWDEVNNRYNGYFESDWTPQKSEARVTLTATAVQSFSQTQVDIPLDSRSQAIQSFPVGQEGMEKLEIQPFIQSGDKLLLSSAVTFTRPEAKDWTFPEIIAYRNGTEVRSLPGGTYGTPGDNGEYTMKQTFKTAEVPAGETVYKLQYTRLEQDITGPWVFDLQLSKQQMESGTVKTALDLPLEPGDTVNTIENMIVTPTQIRVSIRVNAKYPQIPYYKYALEVGGRTLEGSQYRSPKDEPKLMTLRFERPAELEVTPETPVTFVGSYKVTVHEDDKTPLQLTSISAQKQTIMRSTGGYPVKWTYYMEGNDLFVETESEDARFGGVNQTHINLGKDRIIGRPVTVNFNGDGNNRAIDVYKDFQGTEASIYMFHYTTDEPERETRVQLQP, from the coding sequence ATGAAGAAGCTGGAAATTATGCTGGAGCGGCAATTAAATGAAGAGGATACCGTGAATTACCCGGATTTCGAGGGGATGTGGAGCCGGATGGAGCAGTCAGGTCACACTGCGCCTGCCGGAATCAATACAGCAGTAGGGACAGGCATGTACAGAAGGGGGAAATGGCGTAAAGTTACGTTTGCAGCCTCCCTTAGCGTACTGCTCGCGGCTGCCCCGGTATATGCCGCAATCCAGTATGACTGGGGAAATCTGCTGCACGGCAAGGAAGGGGTCCAGGCTGCACTTGAGCAGAATCTGGGTCAGCAGCTCGGACAGTCTGTTACAAGGGAAGGGGTAACACTGACGCTGCGTACAGCAATTGTTGATGATAACCGGACCGTCATCCTGTACAGCCTGGAAGCGGCAGATCAGGCAGAAGGCCGGTTCTGGAACGTGCAGGAGCTCTCCTTGAAGGATGAACAGGGTAACAGCAGTGAAGGAGAGTACACTTATTTGCAGTGGGATGAAGTAAACAACCGTTACAACGGTTATTTTGAAAGCGATTGGACTCCGCAGAAATCAGAGGCCCGCGTTACGCTGACCGCCACCGCAGTGCAGTCCTTTAGTCAGACTCAGGTGGATATCCCGCTGGACAGCCGTTCGCAGGCGATACAGAGCTTCCCGGTCGGGCAGGAGGGTATGGAGAAACTGGAGATTCAGCCTTTTATACAAAGCGGGGATAAGCTGCTGCTGTCTTCGGCCGTTACGTTTACCCGGCCGGAAGCAAAGGACTGGACGTTTCCGGAGATTATTGCTTACCGGAACGGTACGGAAGTCCGTTCTCTGCCCGGAGGTACCTATGGGACACCAGGAGACAATGGTGAATATACAATGAAGCAAACCTTCAAAACAGCCGAAGTTCCTGCAGGCGAAACTGTCTACAAGCTGCAGTATACCAGGCTGGAGCAGGATATTACCGGGCCGTGGGTCTTTGACCTGCAGCTGAGCAAACAGCAGATGGAGAGCGGTACAGTCAAAACTGCGCTGGATCTCCCGCTGGAACCGGGCGATACGGTCAATACGATCGAAAATATGATTGTTACTCCGACGCAAATCCGTGTTTCGATCCGGGTAAACGCAAAGTATCCGCAGATCCCTTACTATAAGTACGCGCTTGAGGTTGGCGGCAGGACGCTGGAGGGCAGCCAATACAGGTCGCCTAAGGATGAGCCCAAGCTTATGACCCTGCGCTTTGAACGCCCGGCAGAGCTTGAGGTTACTCCGGAAACACCAGTTACCTTTGTCGGCAGCTATAAAGTAACGGTGCATGAGGATGATAAGACGCCGCTTCAGCTGACCAGTATTTCAGCGCAGAAGCAGACAATAATGCGCAGTACAGGCGGATATCCGGTGAAGTGGACCTACTATATGGAGGGGAACGATCTCTTTGTTGAAACGGAGAGTGAGGATGCCCGTTTCGGCGGAGTTAATCAGACCCATATCAATCTTGGCAAAGACCGGATCATAGGCAGGCCGGTTACCGTTAATTTTAACGGGGACGGAAATAACCGGGCCATTGATGTGTATAAGGATTTCCAAGGAACTGAAGCCTCTATATATATGTTCCACTATACAACAGATGAACCAGAGCGGGAGACGCGCGTGCAGCTGCAGCCGTAG
- a CDS encoding RNA polymerase sigma factor, with product MQSNREIFEAYSKAVYRTCYYMVQDAADAEDLCQEVFITVFRSQWQNVEYTRAWIMKITVNTCLNHLKRSHSLRQKLAQNLHLWGRNGSEEPVERLIEQKETAQEWAGYMSRLPAKIRAVLTLRYMHDFSLAEIAEALSIPVGTAKSRQHKGIKMMREILNEAGFQDEEWRGIHHEEAGNYAGAAIK from the coding sequence TTGCAAAGCAACCGTGAAATATTCGAAGCCTACAGCAAAGCCGTGTACCGCACCTGTTACTATATGGTGCAGGATGCAGCAGACGCAGAAGATCTCTGCCAGGAGGTGTTTATTACCGTATTCCGCAGCCAGTGGCAGAATGTTGAGTATACCCGCGCCTGGATCATGAAAATTACGGTTAATACCTGCCTTAACCACCTGAAGCGCTCACACAGCCTGCGGCAGAAGCTCGCGCAGAATTTGCATCTGTGGGGCAGAAACGGCAGCGAGGAGCCGGTAGAACGGCTGATCGAACAGAAGGAAACGGCGCAGGAATGGGCGGGTTATATGTCCAGGCTGCCTGCCAAGATCAGGGCGGTGCTGACCCTGAGATACATGCATGATTTCAGTCTGGCTGAAATTGCGGAGGCCCTGTCCATACCAGTAGGGACGGCAAAATCGAGGCAGCACAAGGGCATTAAAATGATGAGGGAGATCCTGAATGAAGCCGGATTTCAAGATGAGGAATGGAGGGGGATACACCATGAAGAAGCTGGAAATTATGCTGGAGCGGCAATTAAATGA
- a CDS encoding EAL domain-containing protein has protein sequence MEHMHMHGSHDKLLVFFSYLIAVAASYTVLELAGIVGISKGRRRALWLVFGAVIMGMGIWSMHFVGMLALKLAVPVAYNLMVVLLSVMVAIVASLVALIVISQYRRGMLPLLVSGLLLAVGIFGMHYIGMFAMQIGISYRGDYVFLSFVVALVASIVALGLSSQLMMNRKAVSQAQKMISALVMGVAIVGMHYTGMLAATFEPESRSWLNTGVVLDQKWLAYVIAGGTLFTLGLSIIGVYISRRFSRKDTELLISEKWYRSLYENNQDAIISIDLNLRIIGSNPAATTITGISSKEFKEQPLTSILSIIAVEDQELIRDMFSQSLTGEQVGYETAITHRDGQKVDVSINIAPVMVDGLVAGIYVIARDITEEKQAKEQTRYLAFHDELTGLPNRRMFSQLLSQTIEAHQESQEPFAVLVMDIDRFKLINDTLGHLYGDLFLQEMSSRIVGSVVTAQTSLARLEGDEFALLCRFSRERMNVTDITEQLVAAIKQPIHLKGRDLYVTASIGISFYPGHGQAAEELIKNAGTAMYEVKKNGRNDYQFFSDDLDGQIMEQLELESDLRKGLARGEFTVHYQPQIRAADNERIIGVEALVRWNHPVKGLLGPGMFIPAAEVTGRIVELGNFVLREACRQMRQWHDAGGPLIPVAVNLSSQQFLQYNLLEDIRDILRETGLAPEYLELEITESMMMDASRASAILNDLVKSGVRISLDDFGTGYSSLGYLKLYPIHKVKIDRSFISGITDSSDDRAIVATILTMAEHLKMQVIAEGIETKEQLEVLVGSGCRDIQGYYYSKPLAAEELERKYLRPAEPVGIIV, from the coding sequence ATGGAGCACATGCATATGCATGGCAGTCATGACAAGCTGCTCGTATTTTTTTCGTATTTGATTGCTGTTGCAGCCTCCTATACTGTATTAGAGTTAGCAGGCATAGTGGGGATTTCCAAAGGAAGGCGGCGGGCACTATGGCTGGTGTTCGGTGCGGTCATCATGGGGATGGGTATCTGGTCGATGCATTTTGTGGGCATGCTGGCCTTGAAACTGGCTGTACCGGTAGCCTATAACCTGATGGTCGTCCTGCTGTCTGTTATGGTGGCGATTGTTGCCTCGCTGGTTGCCCTGATTGTTATCAGCCAGTACAGGCGTGGAATGCTTCCGCTTCTGGTAAGCGGCCTGCTGCTTGCTGTTGGTATTTTTGGAATGCATTACATAGGCATGTTCGCGATGCAAATCGGAATTTCCTATAGAGGAGACTATGTCTTTCTGTCCTTTGTCGTCGCCCTGGTCGCATCCATTGTTGCTCTGGGACTCTCCTCACAGCTTATGATGAACCGTAAGGCAGTCAGCCAGGCCCAAAAAATGATCAGCGCACTTGTAATGGGTGTCGCCATTGTAGGCATGCATTATACCGGCATGCTTGCAGCAACCTTTGAACCGGAGAGCCGGTCCTGGCTGAATACCGGGGTGGTGCTGGATCAGAAATGGCTGGCATATGTCATCGCCGGCGGGACGCTGTTCACTTTGGGCTTGTCTATTATCGGCGTTTATATTTCAAGACGTTTTTCCAGAAAAGACACAGAGCTCCTGATCAGTGAAAAATGGTACAGGTCACTCTATGAAAATAATCAGGATGCCATCATTTCTATTGATCTTAACCTGCGGATCATCGGCTCCAATCCTGCAGCTACCACGATTACCGGTATCAGCAGCAAGGAGTTTAAGGAGCAGCCCCTTACCTCTATTCTGAGTATCATTGCTGTTGAGGATCAGGAGCTGATCCGGGACATGTTCAGCCAGTCTCTCACCGGGGAGCAGGTCGGCTACGAAACGGCAATCACGCACAGAGACGGGCAGAAGGTTGATGTCAGTATAAATATAGCGCCCGTTATGGTCGACGGCCTGGTTGCCGGTATTTATGTCATTGCCCGGGATATTACAGAGGAGAAGCAGGCCAAGGAGCAGACCCGTTATCTGGCCTTCCACGATGAACTGACCGGACTTCCGAACCGCAGGATGTTCAGTCAGCTGCTGTCCCAGACCATTGAGGCACATCAGGAGTCACAGGAGCCTTTTGCCGTGCTTGTTATGGATATTGACCGGTTCAAGCTCATTAATGATACGCTCGGGCATCTGTACGGCGACCTTTTCCTGCAGGAGATGAGCAGCCGTATTGTCGGCAGTGTAGTTACCGCGCAGACCTCTCTGGCCAGGCTGGAGGGTGATGAGTTCGCATTGCTGTGCCGCTTCTCCCGGGAGCGGATGAATGTAACGGATATTACCGAACAGCTGGTCGCGGCGATCAAACAGCCGATTCATCTCAAAGGACGGGACCTGTACGTCACAGCCAGTATTGGCATTTCTTTTTATCCGGGTCACGGCCAGGCTGCGGAAGAGCTGATCAAAAATGCCGGAACAGCCATGTATGAAGTGAAGAAAAACGGCAGAAACGACTACCAGTTTTTCTCGGACGATCTGGACGGCCAGATTATGGAGCAGCTGGAGCTGGAATCGGATCTGCGCAAAGGGCTGGCGCGCGGGGAGTTCACGGTGCATTATCAGCCGCAGATCCGCGCAGCGGACAATGAGCGGATTATCGGAGTGGAGGCGCTGGTGCGCTGGAATCATCCTGTAAAAGGACTGCTCGGACCAGGTATGTTCATTCCTGCGGCGGAAGTAACCGGACGGATTGTTGAGCTTGGCAATTTTGTGCTGCGCGAAGCCTGCCGGCAGATGAGGCAGTGGCATGATGCCGGCGGTCCGCTTATTCCCGTGGCTGTCAATTTATCCTCACAGCAGTTCCTTCAGTACAATCTGCTGGAGGATATCCGTGATATTCTCCGCGAGACAGGGCTGGCGCCTGAGTATCTTGAACTGGAGATTACCGAGAGTATGATGATGGATGCCTCCAGGGCAAGTGCCATTCTGAATGATCTGGTAAAGAGCGGAGTCCGGATCAGTCTGGATGATTTCGGGACCGGCTACAGCTCGCTGGGGTATTTAAAGCTGTACCCGATTCATAAGGTGAAGATCGACCGGTCATTCATCAGCGGCATTACGGACAGCAGTGATGACCGGGCGATTGTGGCGACGATCCTGACCATGGCGGAGCATCTGAAAATGCAGGTCATCGCCGAAGGCATCGAGACGAAGGAGCAGCTGGAAGTTTTGGTGGGCAGCGGCTGCCGGGATATTCAAGGCTATTATTACAGCAAGCCGCTGGCTGCTGAAGAACTGGAACGGAAATACTTACGGCCCGCAGAACCTGTTGGCATAATAGTCTGA
- a CDS encoding MFS transporter — protein sequence MANLYLKLPNKIYVLCICMLINGLGNFVLPLITFIFKLKIGYSEQQIGLIITLFIICQAPCLIIGGKLIDHYGRKPLMILSYGLAAICYLMCSLIEPSTLMAVLIILASVFFSISMPVLNTLITDFTNKDNRKGSFSLMYLANNIGFSIAPLLGGLMFASYLNVLFIINAVSMIISLILFCIFIQEPVSRTYEEKENQEGIADVFSSKKSTLAVLARHPILIVTAAVMFIYQFSYSQWGFLLPLQMVDQFSDGGTRLYGIVAGVNGVAVILLTPFLTYRLRNIGSIKLIVSGGVCYAAAFLVFGFADAISIFVAGIIIMTLGEVMIVMNYNIFLANNVPESHRGRILSLLPIITGAGYALGPVVVGKYTYMGYTVLWILLGMSVFLAAVTLRIIPFSKKQRKYQL from the coding sequence ATGGCTAATCTGTATCTCAAATTGCCCAATAAGATTTACGTACTATGCATATGCATGCTTATAAATGGGCTGGGTAATTTTGTCCTCCCCTTAATCACTTTTATATTCAAATTGAAAATAGGGTATTCTGAGCAGCAGATTGGCTTGATAATAACGTTATTTATTATATGCCAGGCACCATGCCTGATCATTGGAGGCAAGCTTATTGACCATTATGGAAGAAAGCCGCTGATGATATTGTCCTATGGCTTAGCTGCAATTTGTTATTTAATGTGCAGCCTGATTGAGCCAAGCACCCTTATGGCGGTATTGATTATATTGGCTTCTGTCTTTTTTTCAATTTCAATGCCGGTATTAAATACTCTTATTACTGATTTCACAAATAAAGATAACCGTAAGGGATCATTTTCACTTATGTATTTGGCAAATAATATAGGTTTTTCAATAGCTCCGCTGTTAGGGGGATTAATGTTTGCAAGCTATTTAAATGTTCTATTCATTATTAATGCTGTAAGTATGATTATTTCTCTTATTCTGTTTTGCATATTTATCCAAGAGCCTGTCTCTCGTACGTATGAGGAAAAGGAGAATCAAGAAGGTATTGCAGATGTGTTTTCTTCAAAAAAAAGCACACTGGCAGTTTTGGCAAGACATCCGATACTTATTGTCACCGCCGCGGTTATGTTTATATATCAATTCTCATATTCACAATGGGGATTTCTGCTTCCTTTGCAAATGGTCGACCAATTCAGCGATGGAGGCACCCGGCTTTACGGTATTGTAGCTGGTGTCAACGGGGTAGCAGTGATTCTCCTTACCCCCTTTTTAACATACCGGTTAAGGAATATTGGATCCATCAAACTTATTGTTTCTGGAGGAGTATGTTATGCTGCAGCCTTCTTGGTGTTTGGATTTGCCGATGCCATTAGTATATTTGTAGCGGGTATTATAATAATGACTTTAGGTGAAGTAATGATAGTAATGAATTACAATATCTTTTTAGCTAATAATGTGCCAGAAAGTCATAGAGGGAGGATTCTTTCATTGTTGCCTATAATTACAGGAGCAGGTTATGCACTGGGACCTGTTGTTGTCGGTAAGTATACATATATGGGTTATACAGTATTGTGGATTCTACTAGGTATGTCTGTCTTTTTAGCTGCAGTTACACTGCGTATAATTCCTTTTAGTAAAAAACAACGCAAATATCAGTTATAG